CTTGTTGTTTAAAGACCTGCTGTTAAACACTTTTTCCGCAGAGATGATTTTTTTGGTATTTTTATCCAATAGTGTATTCGCTCTGCTGGGCATTATGACGGTAAGCCGGCTTTTCGGCTCCGAGCAGGTTTTAATGGCCGAAGGGAAAGGTCTTCAGTTTTCATTTAAGCGATTCCGGATTAGGCCGGTGGATGTTCTTCCGCTATCCACCGCGGTAATCATTTGCACGATCATAATGATACTGCTCTTTTACGTCGCCGGAGTTCTTCAACTGCGGATGAATCACTGGAGCATGGCGATCACCGAGTGGGGGCTGATCCTTATGCCGGTGTTGTTGTCCCTATGGTATTTTAAAGCGAATTATAGAATGTCGCTGCATTTGAGGGGTTTCAATTTCGGCGCGGGGTTGGGCACAATGTTGCTTTGCATAGGCAGTATGGGATTGACGGTGTGGGTGGGGCTGGTGCAGGCTAAATTATTTCCGGAGTCGGTAAAAGCCCTGGAGCCACTGCAAAAAATGTTGGGCGTAAACGTCTTGGGGATCAGTCCATGGTTGGGAGTGTTTCTATTCGGCTTTGGACCGGGCATCTGCGAAGAGTTGTTTTTTAGGGGAATGCTGTTATCGTCATTTAGGAAAAAGATGGCGCCGGCTGCAGCCATAGTGGCGGTAGCGCTTCTGTTCGGAATTTTCCATATGAGCATTTTTCGTTTTGTGCCCGCATTTCTTTTGGGCATATATCTGACGTATGTCGTTTACCGGACAGGTTCGATATACCTGTCAATCTTGGCCCATACCTTGAACAACAGCTTTGCAGTGCTGCTGATCCATTCGCCGACATTGGCCAGTAAATTCATGTGGTTGACCGGAGAAAAGCCTTTTCCGCCACAGGCCCTGGCGGTAATGACTGGATTGGTTATATTGGGTGTTTTCTGCATCCATCATTCAACAAGATTGACGGACAGTAAATAAAGATGGTGATTTAGATGGACCAGCAACTATTCTTGCAGCGGGTATCTGACATATCAGGGCGGGGTGCCCGAGGTGGAGGAGTTCATCAGGAAGGTCCATAAGTAAAAAACATCAGAAGCCTCGTTTGCGCGGGGCTTTTGGGCCTTGGGGGCGGACCTAACCCCCTGCCCCTTCTTCCTTAGTTTGCAATATATATGCAAAACTCAGGACAGGTGCCGGGAAGGGGTGGCACAAAGTCCCTTCCCTTGTGGGAAAGGAATTTAGGGTTAGGTCAGAAACAAGAAATATGGATAAATTCGGCTTTCTCAAAGGAAAAACGCACCCCGCGCACCGGCTATAACTTATTTATTTGCTAAAAAACGTCTTTATTTATCAATCAAAGAGATTTGCCTTAAATGCTACAAAGCAGTATCCGTGCTTATCTGCGGAGTTTATCTATCCGCTTCAAAGAGACCTACACGCAATATGCTATTGTAAAATAATGAATCACCGAAGTCGCGGTTAGTGTCAAAAGCCTGTACAGATTCAGTGTATTTTTGTACAGTAAAAAGCTAACGGAGAACCCTGTCTTTATTGACTTACAGGAGAAATAGCCTTTGAGAAAGTCGTATATAGCCAGAAATATCAGGCAATCACATTAATTGCACAAAATCTTCAAATGAAAAATTCCGGATATAAAACAAATATTCTTTCCCTCTTCCTCGACGGCTGGCGGCCTTATGCCTGGCTGGCCGCCGTGGGGTTTGTCTTATATGTCCAGACCCTGTTCTTCGGCCTGAGTGGATACGACGACACTCTTTTGATAACCCGGCACTATTACCTGATAAAAGATATCACCAAGATTCCGGCGGCCTTCCTGAACGACGTGGCCTGGGGCAAAAGCCAGCAGTTCTACCGGCCGATGCTGACCCTGTCCTTCATGTTCAATGCCATTTTGGGCTGGAAGAGCGTCTGGTTCTACCATCTGACCAACGTCCTGATGCACCTGGGCTCGGTCCTGCTGGTGTTCTGGCTGCTCAAAAGAATAACCGGGGAGCGGGGCTTGGCCTTCGTGCTTTCACTGCTCTTCGCCGCCCACCCGGCCCTGGCCCCGGCGGCGGCCTGGCTCCCGGGGCGCAACGACCCATTGCTGGGGCTTTTTGTCTTCGGCTCACTGGCCGCGTTGATAAGATACCGGGAAAAAGAAAATTTGCAATGGTACGTTCTGCACCTGTTCCTGTTCCTGGGCGCGCTGTTCACCAAGGAGACCTCGGCGGCCATTCCGGTGGTGTTCCTGGTATTTTTACTTTTGGTTTACGGCAAACAGAAACTAAAACAATACATTTATCTGATCGCCGGCTGGCTGGCCTGTTTGGCAGGGTATTTCATCTTACGAAACTCGGTCCTGCCCCGGATGCCCCCGGTGATGAACACCGCCTCCGAGAACGCGCTGGGTCTGCTGGGATACATCGGTAAGCTGATATTCCCCGTAAACCTTTCGGTGATGCCCATGCCTCAGGATACCCCCTGGTTCATTGGGACGGCGGCCCTGGCGCTGTTCATCGTCCTGTTCGCGCTAAAAGGGATCAGGGGCAGAAAGATATTCTTGGCCGGGCTCTTCTGGTTCGGGGTGTTCCTGATTCCCACCATCTTCCGGATCACCGATTTTGCCAACATGCTGGAACACCGGCTCTACGTGCCTTTTCTGGGGCTTTTGCTGATGGTCTCCCAGGCGGAAGCAGTTTTCCATTTTAGAAAAACATTTTTGACGATGTCAGCCGTTTTATTCATTCTCTTCAGCGCATTCGCAGTATTGCACAGCCGGGACTTTAAGGACCCGCTGTCCTTCTGGCAGAACGCGGTGAAGACCTCGCCCCACTGCACCCTGGCCCACCGCTCGCTGGGGATGATGTATATGGACCGGAAGGATCCGGTTGGCGCGGCCGCACAGTTCCAATCGGGTTTGCAATACGACCCCCAAAACCCCGGGCTGCTGAACGGCCTGGCGCTGGCCCATGTGGATATGGGGAAGACGGGCGAGGCCATTCAATTGCTAAAAACAGCGGTGCAGGCAGAGCCCAACAACCCTTTCAGCCACGACAACCTGGGCACGGCCTGGCTGAAAGCCGGGAACATGGCCGAGGCCGGGCGGGAATATCGGCAGGCGTTTTTGCTAAAGCCGGATGATCCGATGATAATGCTAAATTGCTCGTATGCTCATTATTTGTTGAAGGACATTGATTCGGCTTCGTATTATTACGAGCTGGCGGTGAAGAACGGGCTGGCGCGGGATCCAGGGATAGAGGGAAGGCTGAAGGGGGCGGGGCGGAATAGGAAAAAATGAGAGTTGGCCTTTAAGGGAATAAAATATTTTATTAAAATATATAACGTGCCGGACTAACAACCGGCATTTTTCTTTCCTTAAAACCGTCCCAAAAATATTCCAATAAAATGCTTGCTTAAAACAGTTTGTTGATATAAAATATACCGTTAAACTCCGCAACTACGCCTGCACAAAAATTCCATAAAAATACCCCAAACAAGGAGGTATCATATGCCGCCATCCAGGAAAAAACCGGGGCTTTTGCCCGCCCGGCCCGCCAGGGCCGCGCTGCTGCCCACCGCCAAGAGCGAGCTCTCCAGCCTTAAGATGAAGCTCAAAGTGCTCCAGCGGGTCAACGAGATCGCCGCCAGCACCTTCGAGGTCCAGCCCCTTTTAGACCGGGCCATGGACCTGGTGACCGAGATCGCGCCCTCGGAGGCCGGGTCGCTGCTGCTGTTGTCCTCCGACCGTTCGTACTTAAAATTCTCCATCGTCAAGGGGCCGGCCGCGCACAAGCTGGAGGGGCTGGAGATTCCCATCGGCCAGGGCATCGCCGGCTGGGTGGCCAAGACCGGGATCCCGCTGACCGTCAACGACGTCCAGAGCGAGCCCAAGTGGAAGAAGGAGATCGCCGACAACGTGGAGTTCCCCACCCGCAGCATTCTCTGCGTGCCGCTAAAATCGCGGGCCGAGGTCATCGGCGTGGTGGAGCTGATCAACAAACTCCGGGCCGAAGATTACAACGACGACGACCTGGAGATCATCGAACTTTTAGGGGCCCACCTTTCCACTCTGATCGAGAACAGCCGGCTCTATTCCGAGGCCCGGGAAAAGGTGGAGAGGATCACCGCCATGGCCGAGACCAGCGCGCTGATCTCGTCCTCGCTGGACGTCAAGCGGGTGCTGGAGACCGTGATGACGGTGGCCAAGGACGTGATCGACGCCGAGGCCTCCTCCATCTTCCTTTACAACGAGGATAAGAACGATTTTTACTTTGAGATCGCCACCGGAGACGCCGGAGACGCGGTCAAGCAGATCCGCGTTCCCTGGGGCAAGGGGATGGTAGGCTGGGCGGCCGAGCACATGCAGACGCTTCTGGTTCCCGATGTCACCAAGGACCCGCGGTTCTATTCCAAGGTGGACGAGAAATCGAAATTCATCACCCGTAACGCCATCACCGTGCCCCTAAAGCCCAAGAACAAACTGATCGGGGTGGCCCAGGTGCTCAATAAAAAGGGCGGGCTGTTCACCCGCGAGGACGTCGAATTGTTCGAGACCCTGGCCCGCCAGGCGGCGGTGGCCATCGAGAACGCCAGCCTGTACACCGACCTGCAGGAACTTTTCCTGAACTCCATCCGGACCGTGGTCAGCTTGATCGACGCCAAGGACGACTACACCGCCGGCCATTCCTCCCGGGTTACCAAGTATTCCATGATGATCGCCGACCAGCTGGGCTTCGCCTCCGAGGACCGCAAGCGGCTGGAGCTGGCGGCCCTGCTGCACGATGTGGGCAAAATCGGGATGCCGGACGCCATCTTAAAGAAACCTTCCGGTCTGACTAACGAGGAGTTCGCCATCGTCAAGGATCATCCCAACAAGGGGGCCGAGGCCCTGGAGCCCATCAAGCAGATGAAGGACATCATCCCCGGGGTCAGGCACCACCACGAGAAGCTGGACGGGCGCGGCTATCCGGATGGCCTGGCCGGCGACAGGGTGCCCATGGACGCCCAGATCATCTGCGTGGGCGACTCCTACGACGCCATGAACTCCGACCGCCCGTATCGGAAAGGGCTGGGGATGGAGGAGTCGGTCAAACGCCTGCGCCAGGACGCCGGAACCCAGTTCAACCCGGCCCTGGTGGAGGCCTTCGTCAAAGCGCTGGAAAAGGAGGCTAAAAAATGAGCGAGGCCAACCGCAGTAAAAAATCAGTAGGCGCACTGGTGGGGATCGGAGTGGTGGCCGTGGTGCTGGCCATCTCCTATTTAGTTCCGGGGCTGTTCCAGGGAATGGAGAATAAAAGCTACGATCTGCGCTACCGTTTAAGGGTGGGCCAGACCAACGAACAGGACATCGAGGATGTGGTGATCGTGGACATCGACGACGCCTCGCTGGCCCAGTTGGGGCGGTTCCAGAACTGGCCCCGGCTTTATCACGCCAAAGTGGCCGATTACCTGGCCCAGGGCGGGGCGGCGGCGGTGGCCTTCGACATTTTTTTTGTGGAAAGCGATAGCCTGAAACCGGACATGGTCCAGCTGTACCAGGATGCCAAGGGGGAGCAGATCCGGGCAAAACTCTCCCTGAGCAAGCCTTTCAAGCCGGTGGCCGAAAAAACCCCGGAGTTGATCGGCGCCGTGCTGGAGAACTGGGGCTATGACCAGGATTTCGGGGCGGCCACCGCCCAGTCCGGGATAGTATATTTCCCCTTCTATTTTACCACCGGCAAGCTGAAGGACAGTTCTGATATGACGGCCCGGCGCTGGGCTTATAAACTGTCCCCAGAGGCCGCCGAAAAATACCAATGGATAAAATCCCAGGGCGACTTGTACGCCATAGGGCAGATGACCGCGCCGATACCGGTGCTGCTGGAATCGGCCAGAGGAACCGGCTACTATAACATCGAGCCCGACGACGACGGGGTGGCCCGGAGCATTCCCCTGTTCCTGGCCATCAGCGACCGCTGTTATCCCTCCATGGACTTCCAGATAGTGCTGGACAAGCTGGGGGTCAAAAAAGAGGAGGTTACGGTGGAGCTGGGCCGGTACATCAAGGCCGGGGACAAGCTGAAGATACCGATTGATCAGGACGGCCGGATGCTAATAACCTATTTCGGGCAGTATAAAAAATTCCGCTATATCTCCTACTCCGATGTGCTGACCGAGCAGGTGCCGGCCGAGTATTTCAAGGACAAGATAGTCATCGTCGGGGCCACCGCCGCCGGCCTGATGGACCTTCGGGTGGTGCCGTTCTCCAACGTCTTCCCCGGCCCCGAGATCCACGCCAACATCATGGAGACCCTGTTGACCGGACGGTTCGTCCGGGCGGTTCCCTGGCACATTCAGTTGGTCGTTTTGGTGCTGATAGGCCTTTTAACTGTGGTCGTCTCCCTGCGCTTCAAACCGCTGGCGGCCGGGTTGACCCTGTTCGGGCTGGTGATGGCCTATTTCATTACGGCCACCGTGATGTTTGACAAATCGCTGATCTGGGTGGAGATGGTTCGGCCTTTGGCGGTGGTGCTGTTTACCAACATGGTCATCCTGGGTTACCGCTATCTGACCGAGGAAAAACAGAAACTGTGGATCAAGAACATGTTCCAGGGCTACATGTCCAAAGACCTGGTGGACAAGATCATGGCTAATCCCGAGATGCTGCTGATGGGCGGCGACAAGAAAGAGGTCACCGTCTTCTTCTCTGACATCAAGGGCTTTTCTTCGTTCTCCGAGAAACTGGGAACACCTGAACGCTTGATCGCCCTGATCAACGAGTACCTGGGGGCCATGTCCGATGTGGTGCTGGAATTCGGCGGGTACATCAGCAAGTACGAGGGCGACGCCATCATGGCCTTCTGGGGCGCGCCCACCGACGATCCCAAACACGCCGAGACCTGCATCAAGTGCGTCTGGGCCATGAACCAGCGCCTGCAGATCCTGAACGCCGACCTGGCCAAGCGCAACATGCCGAATTTGTTCACCCGGTTCGGCCTGAATACCGGCATGGTAACGGTAGGCAACGTGGGCTCGGAGAAAAAGAAAAGCTACACCGCCATGGGCGACTCCATTAATCTGGGTTCGCGATTAGAGGGGGCCAACAAGGAGTACAATACGGCCATCATGATGTCCGAGTTCACCTACGCCAAGGTCAAGGGCCTTTATCCGGTGAGGGAGCTGGACCTGCTGAGGGTGGTGGGCAAGGAACAGCCGGTGCGGGTCTACGAACTTTTAGGCCTGTCCGCTGCCGATGTGTCGAATAAGAAAATGAAAGCGGTGGAGATCTACTTAAAGGGCCTGGAACTATACCGGACCAAGCAGTGGGACGCGGCCATCGCCCTGTTCCGGCAGACGCTGGAGGTGGATCCCGAGGACGGCCCCAGCCAGGTCTACATCGGCCGCTGCGAGGACTTCAAAGTGCTGCCGCCGCCGGAGAACTGGGACGGGGTGTTCGTGATGAAAACCAAGTAGATAACGGCGAACGGATAACAGATCACTGGGGGGCCGTCATTGCGGGAGGGCATTGATGCCGGACAAAAGCCTGCACTGAGTTGATAGGCTGAGCAAGCTCGAAGCCCCGGCCCTTGAATGGCTACCGAAGCGAAACAATCAAAAGCGTGTCATTCCCGGCGCTTGCCCCGCCAAGGCGGCCTGTGCGTTGGTACACAAAGAAACGAGAGTACCAGTTCGAAAAAACATTATCATCCGCGCTAATAAGGCGTGGACCGGATGCGGGGAATATTTTAATGCTCTTAACCGTATATTAAGACGAACTCATTACAAGGAGAACGGCCATGAAACGGTTCTTCGTATCTCTGATCATGCTCTTGTTACTGGCAGCCGCCAGCGCGTCCGCCCAGGCGGTCAAGGACAGGGGCGGAAAAAATGCGACCCTTAAGGCAGCGGATGAAACGGCCAAGCCCGTGCCCCCGAAGAAAGGCTTGGGAACGATAACCGGCACGGTGACGGACGCCGACTCCAAGGAACCTTTGCCCGGGGCCGTGGTCAAGCTCCTTGGCACGGAGTTTGGCGCGAATACTGATTCCACTGGCCGCTTCATCATCACTAATGTGAAGCCGGGGACATATACCATCCAGGCAAAGATGATGGGCTTTGCCTCGATGACGGTCACAAAAATAAAAGTAGAAAAAGGTTATACGGTTCAGATTGATTTTCCTCTGCGGGCCCAAGTACTTGAAAGCGTGGGTGGCGTCATTGAAGCCACCAGGCCCATGGTCATAACCGACGCAAAGACAAAGACCACGGTGATCAACACTGGCGCAGCAGCACCTACGAAACCGGGCGAACCGGCAAAACCGGGCGATAAAGGCGCGGCCGGCGGCAGATCTGATGAAATAGCCTATTTTAAAGATGGCGAAAAAAAGACAGCGGCATTGACAGAAACGGGTTCTGCTAGTTCGGCAACCAGCGGAAAAAGCAGGGATGACGGCAAGATTCCTAAGCCCGCTGCCCCGGCAGCATCAATGGAAGAACACCCGCCCGAAACGCCGCTGCCGGTTTCAGCGCCCCGTCCCCGCCCGGCCTCGCCCGGGATGAAGGCGGGCTCGAACGACGACAACAAACAGTTCAACTACTACCTCGGCTACCTGGAGAGGTTCCAACACATACGCGCGGCCAAAGTCGACGTCTCGGGCCGGGTGGTGTTCACGGTCACGGACGCGGACGGCAGGCCAATCGCCAACTGTCCGCTAGCGATCAAGGACGGCCAGGGCGCGGTTCTGGCCAGGCGCAAAACCTACGCCGACGGCCGGGCGATGTTCTTCACCACCGAAAAATCAGATTTCAAGCGCCAGGACCTGGAAGTGGCTGCGACCGGCAACCAGGAAACCGTTGCACAACGGTTTTCGCACAACGGAAAAAGCCTGATCGAGCTCAAGTTCAAACAGCGCCGCCCGACATTCAACAACGTGCCGCTGGACGTGGTCTTTTTGCTGGACTGCACCGGCAGCATGGGCGATGAGATCGCGCGGCTAAAATCGACCCTGCAGGTGATAAACTTTCAGGTGTCGCAGCTGCCGTCCAAGCCGGCAGTGCGGTTCGGCATGGTCCAGTACCGGGACCGGGGGGACGAATACGTCACCCGCGTCACTCCGTTCACGGCGGGTATAGACAAATTCCAAAAGGCGCTCGACGCGGTATCGGCCGGCGGCGGCAACGACGAGCCCGAGGACCTGCAGTCGGGGCTGAAGGACGCGGTCACGGGCATGGCCTGGCGCGATGACGCCTGCAAACTGGTATTCCTGGTAGCCGACGCGCCGCCGCATCTGGATTACCGGGACCAGACCTACGGCTACGGAGACGCCATGCGCGGAGCGGCGGCCAGCGCCATCAAGATCATTACCGTAGGCGCCAGCGGCCTCAACGACCAGGGCGAGTATGTGTTCCGGCAGCTGTCCCAGTATACCATGGGCCAGTTCATCTTCCTGACCTACGGTGAAACCGGCGAGGTCTCGGGCGGGGGCACGGCCGCGGTCAGCCACCACACCGGCAGCAATTTTCAGACCGAAAACCTGGACGCCATCATCGTCCGGATCATCAAGCAGGAGCTGGCCAACTACGGCGACGGAATCATCGAGCCGGACCAGGAGTACTTCGAGACCAATGCCGGCGGCGGCAACAAGGACGACGTGCTCAAGGAACTGTTCGCCGAAGGCATCAGGCAGCTGCTGGACTACTCCATCGTCCGCATCGACGAGAGCACGCCGGCCGCAGTAATGCCGGTCGCCTTCAGCGACGATTCCCTGAGATCCAAAGCCGAGGTCCTCGAGGATAATATCGTGCTGAACCTGGCGCCGGTCAAGGCGTTCCGGCTGGTCGAGCGGAAGGATCTGCGCCAGATAATGGGAGAGCAAAAGCTCAACCTTACCGGCGCTTTTGATAGTGAGAGGTCGGTCGAGGTGGGCAAGCTAATCGGAGCAAAAATATTGATCCTGCCGAAGCTCCATCAGGGAAAAGACAAACTGGAACTATATCTTAAAATGGTGAAGGTGGAGACCGGGGAGATAATGTCGATTACTTTGCTTAAAATAGATGACTGGTTGATATAACATGTTTTACCACGGTGCCTTTTAAGGTTGAGAGTATGAGGCATGCCGAAGGCTGGATCATTCTCAACTTCTCATATTCTTAACTTCTGAAATATAAAAGGGAGCATATAGACCTCCATGGCCAATCAACCATATCAGGTAAAACTTGAAATCTTCGAAGGCCCTTTGGACCTGCTGTTGTACCTCATCAAACAGCAGGAGGTGGACATCTACGACATCCCCATCGCCCGCATCACCCAGCAGTATCTGGAATACATCGAGATCATAAAGTCGCTGGACCTGGAGGTGGCCGGGGAGTTCCTGGTGATGGCCGCCACCCTAATCAAGATCAAGTCCAAGATGCTGCTGCCGCGGCACGAGGAGCTTGAAGGGCCGGAAGCCGAGGACCCGAGGCGCGACCTGGTGCAGCAGCTTTTGGAGTATAAAAAATTCAAGGAAGCGGCCAGCCGGCTGGAGGAGCGCGAGGAGCACCAGAGGCTGATGTATCCCCGGCCCAAGGGCGCCTTTGAAAAACAGGCGGAGCCACCGGCCGAGTCCCCCAAGCCCGAGGTGGAACTATTGGACCTGCTGCAGGCCTTCCGCCAGGTGGTGGAACGGATCGACAAGGTCAAACTCTACCAGATAGTGGGCGAGGACATCACCATCGAGGAACGGCTGAACTTTGTGCTGAAAGAGATCAGCGTGAAAAAGAAAATGAAATTCTCAGACCTATTTGTGAACGAGACCCGGAAACTGATGATGGTGGTCACGTTCTTCGCCCTGCTGGAACTGATTAGGCTGGGCCATGTAACGGTGACACAGGAAGGGCTGTTCGGAGATATCCTGATCTGCAAGGTGGAGGCCGACGGGCAGATGGCCCTGGAATGATGATGCTCACTGCAGAACACCAGGATGGCACCAGCCTGAGAACATCGAGCATGGCACTGAGGCACCGTTAAACTGATGCACTTCGGTAGAACAAGACATATAATTATTATTCTGGCCGCGCTCGGGGCCGTCTGTTTATCGCCGGCCCTGGGCCAGGATATGGATTCCCAGGAGGGCCAGCTCAAGGCCATCCGCCAGAAACTGGCCGAGGCCCGGGAGCGGGCCCAGGAGCTGAAGGGCCAGGAGAAGAACATCCTGGGCCAGATGGAACGGCTGGCCGAGCAGATCAACCTGACCCGTCAGGTGCTGGAGGCCTTAAGGGACAAGGAGGCCCGGCTTAATTCCGAGGTCAGGAAATTAGACGGACAGATGTTGAAGGCCGAGTCCCAGATGGTCCGACGCCAGGCCCTGATGGAGACCCGGATCCGGCAGATGTACAAGCAGGGCCGGCTTTACGAATGGGAGGCGCTGGTGACCCGGGCCAGTTTTGTCGACATCGTCAAGCGGTACAAATATCTCCGACTCTTTTCCCTGCAGGACCGGCGGCTTTATGAGACCATCAGGGAAGAGCGGACCCAGATATCCCGGGACAAGGCCGACCGCCAGGAAAGGCTGATTACCCTGGCCCAGGTGCGGGGCGAGACCGAACGGGAGATGGCGAACCTTAAGGATGACGAGCAGCAGCAAAAAAGGCTGCTGGACAAGGTCCGCCAGGAAAAAGCATCCAAAGAAGCCCTGGTGAAAGAACTGGCGGCCGCGGCCAAAAAACTGCAAAGCCTGATCGACGACCTGGAGCGGCAGCGCAAGGCCGAACTGCAGCGGCGCAAAAAAACGGTCCCGGCCCCCGGCGCCACCGTGCTGGAACGCAAGCAGGGGGGCCTTTTGTGGCCGGCCGAGGGAAAGCTTTATTCCAGCTTCGGTCTCAAGAAACACGCCAAGTACAACACGTACATCCAGAACAACGGCATCGACATCCTTTCCACCTACGGTTCGACGGTGGCGGCGGTGGCCCCGGGTAAAGTCGTATACGCCGAGAGGTTCCTGGGATACGGCAACGTCATCCTGATAGACCACGACGGCGGATATTACACTCTGTACGGAAACCTGACCGACATGCTGGTCTTTACCGGGTCGGCCGTGGCCGAGGGTCAGGTGATAGCCAGGGTCGGGGGCAACCTGGACGGCCCCCTCATGCATTTTGAGGTGCGCAAGGGCGGCAAACCGGTGGATCCGGTCCCATGGCTGAAAAGAAAAAAGGGGAATTAATCGATGAATACGCCCAGCAGCTGGAGCAGGAGTTGAGGGAAAAATATCGGGGTAAAAAGGAGATCGAAGAGATTTTGGAATGAAGCTCCTCGCAGCGAGCTGCGAGGTATCTCAAGGAAATATTTTATCTAAATGAAAACCTTACGGTTTTCAAACTTTCCCGTATAAGGTAAAATTTAGGAAACTTTCAAAAGTCCGAAATATATTTCAACCGCTGTCTGGAAATCAATAGCCGCAGCGACAACGCCCTTGGCGATTCCTTTGTCCTGGCCGGCCTGGCCTGTCTGCAGGCCGAGTGGAAGGACTACACCCGGACAGAGGTTTTGTACCGGCGCGCCCAGGTGAAA
This DNA window, taken from candidate division TA06 bacterium, encodes the following:
- a CDS encoding tetratricopeptide repeat protein, encoding MKNSGYKTNILSLFLDGWRPYAWLAAVGFVLYVQTLFFGLSGYDDTLLITRHYYLIKDITKIPAAFLNDVAWGKSQQFYRPMLTLSFMFNAILGWKSVWFYHLTNVLMHLGSVLLVFWLLKRITGERGLAFVLSLLFAAHPALAPAAAWLPGRNDPLLGLFVFGSLAALIRYREKENLQWYVLHLFLFLGALFTKETSAAIPVVFLVFLLLVYGKQKLKQYIYLIAGWLACLAGYFILRNSVLPRMPPVMNTASENALGLLGYIGKLIFPVNLSVMPMPQDTPWFIGTAALALFIVLFALKGIRGRKIFLAGLFWFGVFLIPTIFRITDFANMLEHRLYVPFLGLLLMVSQAEAVFHFRKTFLTMSAVLFILFSAFAVLHSRDFKDPLSFWQNAVKTSPHCTLAHRSLGMMYMDRKDPVGAAAQFQSGLQYDPQNPGLLNGLALAHVDMGKTGEAIQLLKTAVQAEPNNPFSHDNLGTAWLKAGNMAEAGREYRQAFLLKPDDPMIMLNCSYAHYLLKDIDSASYYYELAVKNGLARDPGIEGRLKGAGRNRKK
- a CDS encoding GAF domain-containing protein, encoding MPPSRKKPGLLPARPARAALLPTAKSELSSLKMKLKVLQRVNEIAASTFEVQPLLDRAMDLVTEIAPSEAGSLLLLSSDRSYLKFSIVKGPAAHKLEGLEIPIGQGIAGWVAKTGIPLTVNDVQSEPKWKKEIADNVEFPTRSILCVPLKSRAEVIGVVELINKLRAEDYNDDDLEIIELLGAHLSTLIENSRLYSEAREKVERITAMAETSALISSSLDVKRVLETVMTVAKDVIDAEASSIFLYNEDKNDFYFEIATGDAGDAVKQIRVPWGKGMVGWAAEHMQTLLVPDVTKDPRFYSKVDEKSKFITRNAITVPLKPKNKLIGVAQVLNKKGGLFTREDVELFETLARQAAVAIENASLYTDLQELFLNSIRTVVSLIDAKDDYTAGHSSRVTKYSMMIADQLGFASEDRKRLELAALLHDVGKIGMPDAILKKPSGLTNEEFAIVKDHPNKGAEALEPIKQMKDIIPGVRHHHEKLDGRGYPDGLAGDRVPMDAQIICVGDSYDAMNSDRPYRKGLGMEESVKRLRQDAGTQFNPALVEAFVKALEKEAKK
- a CDS encoding adenylate/guanylate cyclase domain-containing protein; this encodes MSEANRSKKSVGALVGIGVVAVVLAISYLVPGLFQGMENKSYDLRYRLRVGQTNEQDIEDVVIVDIDDASLAQLGRFQNWPRLYHAKVADYLAQGGAAAVAFDIFFVESDSLKPDMVQLYQDAKGEQIRAKLSLSKPFKPVAEKTPELIGAVLENWGYDQDFGAATAQSGIVYFPFYFTTGKLKDSSDMTARRWAYKLSPEAAEKYQWIKSQGDLYAIGQMTAPIPVLLESARGTGYYNIEPDDDGVARSIPLFLAISDRCYPSMDFQIVLDKLGVKKEEVTVELGRYIKAGDKLKIPIDQDGRMLITYFGQYKKFRYISYSDVLTEQVPAEYFKDKIVIVGATAAGLMDLRVVPFSNVFPGPEIHANIMETLLTGRFVRAVPWHIQLVVLVLIGLLTVVVSLRFKPLAAGLTLFGLVMAYFITATVMFDKSLIWVEMVRPLAVVLFTNMVILGYRYLTEEKQKLWIKNMFQGYMSKDLVDKIMANPEMLLMGGDKKEVTVFFSDIKGFSSFSEKLGTPERLIALINEYLGAMSDVVLEFGGYISKYEGDAIMAFWGAPTDDPKHAETCIKCVWAMNQRLQILNADLAKRNMPNLFTRFGLNTGMVTVGNVGSEKKKSYTAMGDSINLGSRLEGANKEYNTAIMMSEFTYAKVKGLYPVRELDLLRVVGKEQPVRVYELLGLSAADVSNKKMKAVEIYLKGLELYRTKQWDAAIALFRQTLEVDPEDGPSQVYIGRCEDFKVLPPPENWDGVFVMKTK
- a CDS encoding carboxypeptidase regulatory-like domain-containing protein, with protein sequence MKRFFVSLIMLLLLAAASASAQAVKDRGGKNATLKAADETAKPVPPKKGLGTITGTVTDADSKEPLPGAVVKLLGTEFGANTDSTGRFIITNVKPGTYTIQAKMMGFASMTVTKIKVEKGYTVQIDFPLRAQVLESVGGVIEATRPMVITDAKTKTTVINTGAAAPTKPGEPAKPGDKGAAGGRSDEIAYFKDGEKKTAALTETGSASSATSGKSRDDGKIPKPAAPAASMEEHPPETPLPVSAPRPRPASPGMKAGSNDDNKQFNYYLGYLERFQHIRAAKVDVSGRVVFTVTDADGRPIANCPLAIKDGQGAVLARRKTYADGRAMFFTTEKSDFKRQDLEVAATGNQETVAQRFSHNGKSLIELKFKQRRPTFNNVPLDVVFLLDCTGSMGDEIARLKSTLQVINFQVSQLPSKPAVRFGMVQYRDRGDEYVTRVTPFTAGIDKFQKALDAVSAGGGNDEPEDLQSGLKDAVTGMAWRDDACKLVFLVADAPPHLDYRDQTYGYGDAMRGAAASAIKIITVGASGLNDQGEYVFRQLSQYTMGQFIFLTYGETGEVSGGGTAAVSHHTGSNFQTENLDAIIVRIIKQELANYGDGIIEPDQEYFETNAGGGNKDDVLKELFAEGIRQLLDYSIVRIDESTPAAVMPVAFSDDSLRSKAEVLEDNIVLNLAPVKAFRLVERKDLRQIMGEQKLNLTGAFDSERSVEVGKLIGAKILILPKLHQGKDKLELYLKMVKVETGEIMSITLLKIDDWLI
- a CDS encoding segregation/condensation protein A is translated as MANQPYQVKLEIFEGPLDLLLYLIKQQEVDIYDIPIARITQQYLEYIEIIKSLDLEVAGEFLVMAATLIKIKSKMLLPRHEELEGPEAEDPRRDLVQQLLEYKKFKEAASRLEEREEHQRLMYPRPKGAFEKQAEPPAESPKPEVELLDLLQAFRQVVERIDKVKLYQIVGEDITIEERLNFVLKEISVKKKMKFSDLFVNETRKLMMVVTFFALLELIRLGHVTVTQEGLFGDILICKVEADGQMALE